The region TCCTGGTTTAACTTCTGCTATTTGGTGGATGGGTACTCTTTATGGTCTATACTTAACATTTATGATAATAGAATTTTATTTTTTACTAAACAACAACATGAAAAAAGCTAAGATATTTGGTCTTACAGGACTATTAGTGGGTCTTGCTGCTCACTCAAATCTTGGTGGTGTTTTTGGTTTTTTAAATGCTAGACAAATTTCTAATGGTGTTTTTTATCCAACATATTTTATCTTAACAGCATTTATTACTGGTGTATTTTTAGCATTTATAATGTTTGGTTTTAGATACAAATTAGATTTTCCTGAGGCAGCTAAAACACTACTTCAAGGCTTAGCTAAAATTCAAGGTTTATTGATTTCTATCTTGATTTTCTTTGTTACTTGGAAAATGTTAACAGATATATATGGTGGTATGCCAAATCGCGCAGAGGTAGCTATTCATATACTTGGTAGTTGGACATTCTGGGCAGAAGTTATACTTGCTATGGTTATTCCATTATTTTTAATCATTAAAGATATGGGTAAAAATCCTGTAGTACTTTTTTGGGCTTCAATGAGTGGTATGGTTGGAATCTTTTTTATGAGATATAACCTTGTGCACGATACACAACTTAAACCTCTACAGATGCTAAAAGTTAAAGAGTACCAACTAGCTCCACAATGGATAGAGTACTTTCCATCATCTACAGAGATAATGATATCTTTAGGTGGTCTTGGAATATGTATGCTACTGTACTACATAGGTACAAAAGCATTTAATCTTGATGAGGAACATCACTAAACATCGACTACTCCTTGACAATATAGTTCAAGGAGATATGTTTAGTATGCCACAAAATTTTAGGAGAATTGATTATGAAACAAAAAAATATAGCTATTTTTTTATTCTCAACAATTGTGACACTTAATCTAAGTGCTAGCACAAGTGTTACTGATAAATATACTATGGAACAAATATATAACAATATGTGTATAGAGTGCCATGGTTCAAATGGTTCAGGTAATACTGAAAAATTAACACCAAGTATGAAAGGTCTATCTCAACAAGAGATTGAAGACTCTTTACTTGATGTTGAAGATGATAACGATCATGTTATCATGGAGCATAATAGAGGAGAAATATTGAAAAAGGGTATGCAATACTCTGCAAAAGATATGGCTTCATATATGTTTAAAAGATTTAATAAATAAAACTACATAAATGTTACATATTTGCTAAATTCTATATATTAATTTTATAATAAATATTAATTTTATAATATCTTAGCTAGAATGTACAAAATTAAAAGGAGAAACAATGAATAAAATCGTAAAAATCGCACTTGCAGCTATGTTAATGTTAGGCATGGGTGCTGTTACACTAAATGCAGACGTTGCAAAAGGTCAAAAACTTTACCTTAAAAAGCTTAAAGGTGCGTGTGGAATGAATGGTGCTAAAATGGCTTCTCAACACTCTCAAGATGAGTGGGAATCTTTCAAAGAAAGTGGTAAACTTGCAGACGAATTAAAGAAAATTTGTCCTAAAGCTAAAGATAGTGCTTTAAAAGACAAATATCTTGAGCACTACTTCGATTTCTTTTTTGAGTATGCTAACGACAGTGGTAACGTTCCATCTTGTTAAGTAAAATTTGAGTCACACTTTGTGACTCAAACCCCTTCTTCATTTAAGCCTCAAAACTACTTCTTTTATCTATAATATTAAATGCCAATAATTCATGATTGCCAGCAGGCTCGTTCAGAGATAACTGCTTTTTCAAAACTTAACGATAATTTTTTTGCTTTTGCTACAAAATATCATGGTGCAAAAATAATTAATGCCAAAGAGTGTGAATTAGAATTTAGTTTTAAAAATCAATATCTAGACTTCAATACCACCGCAGTCTCTTTCTCTCCTAATGGAAAGCTTATAGCGTATGCCAATCAGACTCATTTATATATTGCAGATATTAAGACTAAAGAGATAATAAAAACCATATTTTTAGATGCTCAAAAAATAACTATTTTAGCATTTGATTTATCTTCTACTTACATAGTCGCAGGTAGTACTCAAGGAAGAGTTTTGTTGTTTAAATACAACTCTACATCTCAACTATCAAGATTATGCTCATTTGCATATCAAAATCTAAAAACAGGTATAGAAAAAAACTTTGTAAGTTCTATCTGTTTTCATAAAAATTTTCTAGCAGTAAGCGGTTATGGTGGAGTTATTTTTATAATTAATATGCTCTCAGGATCAAATACAAGTTTATTTACCCATAACTCTACACATAAAAAAGCACTCTACTTTTTAAATGAAGAAACTATTGTTAGTGGAGACAATAATGGCAATATTTCTTTTGTATCTATACCAGATAGTAAGATTATTAAAAGTATAGATTTGCCTATTGGAAAAATATCTCAAATAGTGCCAATAAAAAATACAAAATATCTAATAGTCCACGCAAATACAAACACAATATACATAATAGATTCTAAAGAGTATAAAATAGTTCACAATAA is a window of uncultured Sulfurimonas sp. DNA encoding:
- a CDS encoding cytochrome C produces the protein MNKIVKIALAAMLMLGMGAVTLNADVAKGQKLYLKKLKGACGMNGAKMASQHSQDEWESFKESGKLADELKKICPKAKDSALKDKYLEHYFDFFFEYANDSGNVPSC
- a CDS encoding c-type cytochrome, whose protein sequence is MKQKNIAIFLFSTIVTLNLSASTSVTDKYTMEQIYNNMCIECHGSNGSGNTEKLTPSMKGLSQQEIEDSLLDVEDDNDHVIMEHNRGEILKKGMQYSAKDMASYMFKRFNK
- the nrfD gene encoding NrfD/PsrC family molybdoenzyme membrane anchor subunit is translated as MKISDYIPMREDFSIKSLLSFEKTAVNMLLAVVILAFLAMFVVGVATYLMHGHHAYNVTREHPWGLLIGVYIFFVVSSTGLCIIGSLGDVFGFKDYMMISKRAIFGSIVTIMAGFAVIAFEIGHPVTMLIYNVLSPGLTSAIWWMGTLYGLYLTFMIIEFYFLLNNNMKKAKIFGLTGLLVGLAAHSNLGGVFGFLNARQISNGVFYPTYFILTAFITGVFLAFIMFGFRYKLDFPEAAKTLLQGLAKIQGLLISILIFFVTWKMLTDIYGGMPNRAEVAIHILGSWTFWAEVILAMVIPLFLIIKDMGKNPVVLFWASMSGMVGIFFMRYNLVHDTQLKPLQMLKVKEYQLAPQWIEYFPSSTEIMISLGGLGICMLLYYIGTKAFNLDEEHH